In one Desulfoferula mesophila genomic region, the following are encoded:
- a CDS encoding 4Fe-4S dicluster domain-containing protein yields the protein MPKRLYVDFHRCTGCGLCVDVCSLRNAGIASPDNSNVLIHRDEAAGIFQPLVCLQCDAHPCVEACPQEAIQLDSAMAIYKVDPKLCIACGICQDECIYLGIKVGDAVARKCDLCSGEPICASVCLPGAIQFRDSDLTEMNAAFGKRAAEIKGMRKQADD from the coding sequence ATGCCCAAGAGATTGTATGTCGACTTCCACAGATGTACCGGTTGCGGCTTGTGTGTTGATGTCTGCTCATTACGGAATGCCGGCATCGCTTCCCCGGATAACAGCAATGTCCTCATCCATCGCGACGAGGCGGCGGGAATATTTCAGCCCCTGGTTTGTCTGCAGTGCGATGCCCATCCCTGCGTTGAGGCCTGTCCTCAAGAAGCCATTCAGCTCGACAGCGCCATGGCCATTTACAAGGTGGATCCGAAGCTGTGCATCGCCTGCGGCATATGCCAGGACGAGTGTATTTACCTTGGGATAAAAGTCGGCGATGCGGTGGCCCGGAAATGTGACTTGTGCTCAGGAGAGCCCATCTGCGCCAGCGTATGCTTACCTGGGGCCATTCAGTTCAGGGATTCGGATTTGACCGAAATGAATGCCGCCTTTGGAAAAAGGGCCGCGGAAATAAAGGGCATGAGGAAGCAAGCCGATGATTGA
- a CDS encoding DUF917 domain-containing protein: MFKPIKTLSRSETENLIEGAVVLGCGGGGDPDIARDIVDTLFAQGKELRLMNLDDLDDHAWVAILGYVGGGVSPEEIAANQDVPRVWETPILQAAEQLAGHLNVQFDAYLCSEIGAGNIIANFLVAAMEGKPIIDGDAIGNRAKPELSISLTSLVGLSVAPLAATTHYGDVIILDKVSDTFRAEYLCRYLSRASSGRLAVARCPSKGAEIKKAMQPNSISLAMEIGRIIREEKHHKIDKMINVTGGKKLFEGTITKVTRENRDGFVWGDIHFNGRGEEAGKKYHIWFKNENLVSWKDEVLDATCPDLIMIVEADSGKGVYNWGSQLAEGKEVMVIGMSATEPWQTARGFEIFGPKHFGFDFQAKPLSAR; the protein is encoded by the coding sequence TTGTTCAAGCCGATCAAGACGCTTTCCCGTTCAGAAACCGAAAATTTGATTGAAGGTGCCGTGGTGTTGGGTTGTGGCGGTGGAGGAGACCCCGATATCGCCCGTGACATCGTGGACACGCTATTCGCGCAGGGCAAAGAGTTACGCCTAATGAACTTGGACGACCTTGACGATCATGCATGGGTAGCCATATTGGGCTATGTGGGCGGCGGCGTGAGTCCTGAAGAAATCGCGGCCAACCAGGATGTCCCCCGAGTATGGGAAACGCCGATCCTGCAGGCCGCCGAACAATTGGCCGGGCATCTCAATGTTCAATTCGATGCCTACCTATGCAGTGAAATTGGGGCCGGGAACATTATAGCCAATTTCCTTGTGGCGGCCATGGAAGGCAAGCCCATCATCGACGGCGACGCCATAGGCAACAGGGCCAAGCCGGAACTCTCGATTTCCTTGACCAGCCTGGTTGGCTTGTCGGTCGCTCCCCTGGCCGCGACGACTCATTACGGCGATGTCATCATCCTGGACAAGGTCAGCGACACTTTCCGCGCGGAATACTTGTGCCGATATCTCTCCAGGGCGTCCAGTGGACGCCTGGCGGTGGCCAGGTGCCCCAGCAAGGGGGCTGAAATCAAAAAGGCCATGCAGCCCAACTCCATATCCCTGGCCATGGAGATAGGGCGAATCATACGAGAAGAAAAGCACCATAAAATAGACAAGATGATAAATGTGACGGGGGGGAAAAAGCTTTTTGAGGGGACAATAACCAAAGTCACCAGAGAAAACAGGGACGGCTTTGTTTGGGGGGATATTCATTTCAACGGCCGCGGAGAGGAGGCGGGGAAAAAATATCATATTTGGTTTAAAAACGAAAACCTAGTGTCCTGGAAAGACGAAGTTTTGGACGCTACATGCCCCGACCTCATAATGATAGTTGAGGCTGATAGCGGAAAAGGCGTTTACAACTGGGGCAGTCAACTTGCGGAGGGAAAAGAAGTAATGGTGATTGGCATGAGCGCCACGGAACCATGGCAGACCGCAAGGGGATTCGAGATTTTCGGGCCCAAACACTTCGGGTTCGATTTCCAAGCTAAGCCATTGTCAGCCCGGTAA
- a CDS encoding IclR family transcriptional regulator: MDQRYLMTPNKPNNSPQTVERALNILEYIVDMQKPLGVLELSDKLNLNKSTIYRILQALVSKGYLHQRAEDSKYCVGYKILELNTKIIRNLGLRQVSVSAMEKLAQKAKETVALGVIDQRGVVYVDQIGGEEDRVRIHFRMGVHMPFHSTGAGKAALAFFPQEERDAILSNYKLEKFTKNTITNIGSLHKELKEIRQKGYSFNDGETQEMVRVVGAPIFDSQNKVVGSIVLAALTNRFALEQVPTFGKLVLKAAMEISNNLGCGKDCHISSK; this comes from the coding sequence ATGGATCAAAGATACCTTATGACACCTAACAAGCCGAATAATTCCCCCCAGACTGTGGAAAGAGCTCTGAATATACTGGAATATATAGTTGATATGCAAAAACCGCTCGGAGTATTGGAACTCAGCGATAAGTTGAATTTAAATAAAAGTACAATTTATCGCATCTTACAGGCTTTGGTTTCCAAAGGATACCTCCACCAACGCGCTGAAGACAGCAAGTATTGTGTCGGATATAAGATTCTAGAACTGAATACAAAGATTATAAGAAATCTTGGTTTGCGACAAGTTTCGGTATCAGCAATGGAAAAGTTGGCTCAAAAAGCTAAGGAAACGGTAGCGCTTGGAGTAATCGATCAGCGGGGAGTGGTTTACGTCGATCAAATAGGTGGAGAAGAAGATCGCGTGCGAATTCATTTTCGCATGGGAGTCCATATGCCCTTCCATTCCACCGGTGCTGGCAAGGCGGCGTTAGCGTTTTTCCCGCAAGAGGAACGCGATGCGATACTATCCAATTATAAGCTAGAGAAATTTACCAAAAACACCATCACTAACATTGGTAGTTTGCACAAAGAACTCAAAGAAATTAGGCAAAAAGGTTATTCCTTCAACGATGGCGAAACCCAGGAAATGGTCAGAGTTGTCGGTGCTCCCATATTTGATTCGCAGAATAAAGTGGTCGGTTCCATAGTGCTTGCCGCTCTTACTAACAGGTTTGCCTTAGAGCAGGTGCCTACTTTTGGAAAGTTGGTGCTTAAGGCTGCAATGGAAATTTCTAACAATCTGGGTTGCGGTAAAGATTGTCACATATCATCGAAATGA
- a CDS encoding Bug family tripartite tricarboxylate transporter substrate binding protein: MSAIKRGLVVLLAMGLCLGSLVTALAADEEFPTKPITLVCPYGAGGSTSMGSRIIAGALGEVLQKPVIVLNKTGAGGTIGAEYVAHSKPDGYTLFVFNSGSNGVAVATRKVRYKNSDFELLGQYAEQPMGLVVSAESPWKTLAELVGDIKKNPGKFTYGTSGIGTSGGFGMELLKMATGNLNINHVPFKSGPEVMAALLGGHINMSFFYLVDFKGPVQAGRLRLLATAGEKRLEEFPNAPTFTELGYPAIKMTAWYGVAAPKGIPKDVFNKLKDAFYKACATKDVQKMLAKIGYVPLFRTSEDFSAFVKAEDEKFVRVAKQAKIEIK, encoded by the coding sequence ATGAGTGCGATAAAGCGTGGTCTGGTCGTTTTATTGGCCATGGGACTTTGTTTGGGGTCGCTGGTTACCGCCTTGGCGGCGGACGAGGAGTTTCCAACCAAACCCATTACCCTTGTGTGTCCCTATGGAGCCGGCGGCTCTACCTCCATGGGTAGCAGAATTATCGCCGGTGCGCTGGGGGAAGTCCTGCAAAAACCGGTGATAGTGCTGAACAAAACGGGGGCGGGCGGCACCATCGGGGCCGAATACGTGGCCCATTCTAAACCTGATGGTTATACCCTTTTTGTCTTTAACTCCGGGAGTAATGGAGTGGCGGTGGCGACTCGCAAGGTTCGCTACAAGAACTCCGACTTCGAGCTGTTGGGTCAGTATGCCGAACAGCCTATGGGGCTAGTGGTCTCGGCGGAATCGCCTTGGAAAACCTTGGCCGAACTGGTTGGGGATATCAAAAAGAACCCGGGCAAATTTACCTACGGAACTAGCGGAATTGGTACTTCGGGCGGTTTTGGCATGGAACTTTTAAAGATGGCCACCGGCAATCTTAATATAAACCATGTTCCGTTCAAGTCCGGCCCGGAGGTGATGGCGGCTTTGCTGGGTGGCCATATCAATATGAGTTTCTTCTACTTGGTGGACTTCAAGGGCCCCGTGCAAGCAGGCAGACTTCGCCTATTGGCAACGGCGGGTGAAAAGCGGCTGGAAGAATTCCCCAATGCTCCAACCTTCACGGAATTGGGCTATCCGGCCATTAAAATGACCGCGTGGTACGGCGTGGCCGCTCCCAAGGGCATTCCCAAGGATGTCTTTAACAAGCTCAAGGATGCGTTCTACAAGGCTTGCGCCACCAAAGATGTCCAGAAAATGCTGGCGAAAATTGGCTACGTTCCCCTCTTCAGGACCTCCGAGGATTTCTCCGCTTTCGTAAAGGCGGAGGATGAAAAGTTCGTCCGGGTGGCTAAGCAAGCAAAGATTGAAATCAAGTAA
- a CDS encoding tripartite tricarboxylate transporter permease has product MELLSNTLYGFQLLMDPTNLLYCFIGVFVGNLIGVLPGIGPIGAMAILLPATFGSTPVAGIIMLAGIYYGAMYGGTITSVLVNIPGEAASCITCLDGYQMARRGRAGPALGISAFGSFIGGTFSIIALTFTVFILSEVALMFGPPEYFGLMCMGLTIIVYLVKGSLMKAIMMALVGLFLGCVGTDVITGTLRFTLGLPELYDGVGIAPVAMGLFGVSEVLRNIEKTELQSITVPTKVKNILPNREDWKKSAGPIGRGSVLGFLLGILPGGGAILSSFVSYSLEKRLSKHPERFGRGAIEGVAGPETANNAATGGAFIPLLALGIPPNVIMALLLGAFLVHGITPGPLLMKQHPDVFFGTIASMYVGNGLLLILNIPLIGLWIKVLKIPPRILYPLIFLFTLIGVYSVRNMVFDIYIMLFFGVVGYVLKKYEYEEAPILLGFILGPILEQAFRQSLVMSYGDLTIFITRPIAATTIALSIALLGSTLFGIFKNARRQVVEKLDDE; this is encoded by the coding sequence GTGGAACTGCTTAGCAATACGTTATACGGGTTCCAACTTCTAATGGACCCAACCAATTTACTTTACTGCTTTATCGGAGTTTTCGTAGGAAACCTCATCGGCGTGCTCCCAGGCATTGGGCCGATAGGGGCGATGGCCATATTGTTGCCGGCCACCTTCGGCAGTACTCCAGTAGCGGGCATAATCATGCTCGCGGGAATATATTACGGTGCGATGTATGGAGGAACAATCACCTCCGTCCTGGTGAACATCCCGGGCGAGGCAGCCTCCTGCATTACTTGCCTGGACGGTTACCAGATGGCGCGGCGCGGTCGCGCCGGACCAGCTCTGGGCATCTCGGCTTTTGGTTCGTTTATCGGCGGCACCTTTAGCATCATCGCCCTTACTTTTACGGTTTTCATTTTGTCAGAAGTGGCTCTCATGTTCGGGCCGCCGGAATATTTCGGCCTCATGTGCATGGGGCTTACCATCATAGTGTATTTGGTTAAGGGTTCTCTGATGAAGGCCATTATGATGGCCTTGGTTGGATTGTTTTTAGGGTGCGTGGGTACCGACGTCATTACCGGCACTTTGCGTTTCACCTTGGGATTGCCTGAGCTTTATGACGGTGTAGGAATAGCGCCCGTCGCCATGGGCCTGTTTGGGGTGTCGGAGGTCCTGCGCAACATAGAGAAGACCGAACTCCAGTCCATAACGGTGCCCACAAAGGTCAAGAACATCCTGCCCAACCGGGAGGATTGGAAAAAATCCGCCGGACCCATCGGGAGGGGGTCGGTGCTTGGGTTTTTATTGGGTATATTGCCCGGCGGCGGTGCCATTCTCTCTTCTTTCGTGTCCTATTCCTTGGAAAAGCGCCTTTCCAAGCATCCTGAACGGTTCGGCCGTGGTGCTATTGAAGGGGTGGCAGGTCCCGAAACAGCTAATAATGCCGCTACTGGGGGCGCCTTTATTCCTCTGCTGGCCCTAGGTATCCCCCCCAACGTGATAATGGCCCTTCTTTTGGGAGCCTTCCTTGTCCATGGCATAACCCCCGGCCCCTTGCTGATGAAACAGCATCCTGACGTTTTCTTCGGCACCATCGCCAGCATGTATGTGGGCAACGGATTGCTGCTCATACTTAATATTCCCTTGATTGGCTTGTGGATTAAAGTACTGAAAATACCGCCAAGAATACTCTATCCTCTGATATTTTTGTTTACCTTGATAGGGGTATACAGCGTCAGAAATATGGTGTTCGATATTTATATTATGCTTTTCTTTGGCGTGGTTGGATATGTTTTAAAGAAATACGAATATGAAGAAGCTCCGATTCTGTTGGGTTTTATCCTTGGCCCCATTTTGGAGCAGGCCTTCCGACAGTCATTGGTAATGTCATACGGTGACTTGACGATATTCATAACCCGACCAATTGCGGCTACAACTATCGCGTTATCCATCGCTTTGCTTGGCTCCACTCTTTTCGGAATATTCAAAAATGCAAGGCGGCAAGTTGTTGAAAAGCTCGATGACGAATAA
- a CDS encoding tripartite tricarboxylate transporter TctB family protein gives MKRNDLIPALIIALFGAVVAVVSYILGLGSLRVPGPGMAPFLIGTLLVLSSLPVVVSAFLAAPAGSIGSGTSPWHGINLRKIGLCLLTLLGFGVILEYAGFVLSALLCLICLFRIVEKQKWKTILLASFLTVLVSYVLFVVILEVELPVKLFWKI, from the coding sequence GTGAAAAGGAATGACCTGATACCCGCCCTGATTATCGCTTTGTTCGGTGCCGTGGTCGCCGTTGTTTCCTACATACTAGGCCTGGGTAGCCTTAGGGTCCCCGGACCCGGCATGGCGCCGTTTTTGATAGGGACACTACTTGTGCTCAGTTCCTTGCCGGTGGTGGTCTCCGCTTTCCTGGCCGCGCCGGCCGGTTCCATCGGCAGCGGCACGAGTCCTTGGCACGGAATTAACCTGAGAAAAATTGGGCTGTGCCTGCTCACCCTTTTAGGCTTCGGGGTAATTTTAGAATATGCCGGTTTTGTTCTGTCGGCGTTGCTTTGCCTGATTTGCCTTTTCCGAATAGTCGAAAAGCAAAAGTGGAAAACTATATTGCTGGCTTCTTTTTTGACGGTGCTGGTTTCCTACGTTTTGTTCGTGGTGATACTCGAAGTTGAACTACCCGTTAAATTGTTTTGGAAGATTTAA
- a CDS encoding xanthine dehydrogenase family protein molybdopterin-binding subunit — MATNPAYSAIGKRLPKQDSESLVTGEAKYLDDLKLPGMLYGRIFRSPHPHALIKRINTAAAESLPGVKAVITADDTEKVKFCHLPVTPNKLALNDEKVRFVGDEVAAVAAVDWETADKALGLIEVEYELLPAVFDPLEAMQPGAPQIYEDCDNNIPARIARNFGDVDKGFAEADYIFEDTYKTPLIPACSIEPHCCIASFDHLGNLTFWVSTQNPNNYQKALSQVLKIPQNRIRVIRPKVGGAFGNKSVILPMDPIAAFLAKKAGQPVKLVNSREEEFTTTRGRYAMVIQLKTGVSRDGKLLAREAKVITNNGAYNNKATGISLLTSNRIGNLYRIPNSRTEAIIVYTNTQYGGAMRGWGGPQAHFAVESQMDTIAEKLGMDPLELRLKNANQTGDTTPWGWLIASCGLSECLEQAAEKIGWQEKRNLSGLRGVGIASVLHTGSGSAGTHGAGNFSEVLLKVYSDGAVGLIVGESDIGQGSDTVLSQIASEVLGVPLNKITVASEDTNFTPPSMGTWGSKVTFISGNAVKMAAEDARLQLAAAAKRILEVGDDARFAFVDSRIHLEGSGQSIGIEEASNYCVQKFGKPVTAKAVYEPPNANPPDPKTGFGNYCPTYAFGAQAAEVEVDPETGRVKVLRIVAAHDVGKAINPLLVEGQIQGGVAQGMGYALFEGAREKDGRVVNDNFTTNKILNATEMPWMEEILVETLDPHGPFNAKGIGEPPLIATAPAIANAVYNATGVRIKELPITPDKILRELIIKREAEGCSSEKE; from the coding sequence ATGGCGACTAATCCAGCATATTCCGCGATAGGAAAGCGCCTCCCCAAGCAGGACAGTGAGTCCCTGGTCACGGGTGAGGCGAAGTACCTAGACGACCTTAAGCTGCCCGGCATGCTATACGGCCGCATTTTCCGAAGCCCCCATCCCCATGCTCTTATCAAGCGCATAAATACTGCGGCCGCCGAAAGCCTGCCCGGGGTCAAGGCGGTTATAACCGCTGACGACACAGAAAAGGTGAAGTTCTGCCACCTGCCGGTGACGCCCAATAAGTTAGCCCTCAATGACGAGAAGGTTCGTTTCGTGGGGGACGAGGTGGCGGCGGTGGCCGCGGTGGACTGGGAGACGGCGGACAAGGCCTTGGGCCTTATCGAGGTGGAATACGAGCTGTTGCCCGCCGTCTTTGATCCCCTTGAAGCAATGCAACCAGGCGCGCCCCAAATATACGAGGATTGCGACAACAATATTCCCGCCAGGATCGCGCGCAACTTCGGCGACGTGGATAAAGGGTTCGCAGAGGCGGACTACATCTTCGAGGACACTTACAAGACGCCGCTTATCCCGGCCTGCAGCATTGAACCCCATTGCTGCATTGCCTCCTTTGACCACCTGGGCAACCTTACTTTCTGGGTCAGCACGCAGAACCCTAACAACTATCAAAAGGCGCTCAGTCAAGTCCTCAAGATTCCGCAAAACAGAATTCGGGTAATCCGGCCCAAGGTAGGGGGTGCATTTGGCAACAAAAGCGTGATCCTGCCCATGGACCCCATTGCCGCCTTTCTGGCCAAAAAAGCCGGACAACCTGTGAAACTGGTTAATTCTCGGGAGGAGGAGTTCACTACCACCCGAGGCCGCTACGCCATGGTCATTCAGCTAAAAACTGGGGTCAGCCGGGACGGGAAGCTGTTGGCCCGCGAGGCCAAGGTGATAACAAACAACGGGGCCTACAACAACAAGGCCACCGGTATATCCCTACTCACCAGCAACCGCATTGGAAATCTGTACCGCATACCCAATAGTCGGACCGAAGCCATTATCGTGTACACCAACACCCAATATGGCGGGGCGATGCGGGGATGGGGCGGGCCCCAGGCTCACTTCGCGGTGGAGTCACAGATGGACACCATCGCCGAGAAGTTGGGCATGGATCCCCTGGAACTGAGGCTGAAAAACGCCAACCAAACCGGCGACACCACCCCCTGGGGTTGGCTGATTGCATCCTGCGGCCTCTCAGAGTGCCTTGAGCAGGCGGCAGAAAAAATTGGCTGGCAAGAAAAACGTAACTTGAGCGGCCTGCGCGGGGTGGGGATCGCCTCCGTGCTGCACACCGGGTCAGGTTCCGCAGGGACGCATGGCGCGGGTAACTTCAGTGAGGTTTTATTAAAAGTCTATTCCGATGGCGCGGTAGGCCTGATCGTGGGGGAAAGCGATATCGGCCAGGGATCGGACACGGTCCTCAGCCAAATCGCGTCTGAGGTCCTGGGCGTGCCGCTGAACAAGATCACCGTTGCCTCCGAGGACACCAACTTCACTCCACCTTCCATGGGGACCTGGGGCAGTAAAGTCACTTTCATTTCTGGCAATGCCGTCAAGATGGCTGCGGAGGATGCGCGGCTGCAGCTTGCTGCTGCGGCCAAACGGATATTGGAGGTTGGGGACGATGCCCGCTTCGCTTTTGTCGATAGCAGGATTCATCTCGAGGGCTCCGGCCAATCCATAGGGATTGAAGAGGCCTCCAATTACTGCGTGCAGAAGTTCGGCAAGCCGGTGACCGCTAAGGCGGTTTATGAGCCCCCCAATGCCAACCCGCCCGACCCCAAAACCGGTTTTGGCAATTATTGCCCAACTTATGCTTTCGGGGCACAGGCGGCGGAAGTGGAGGTCGATCCAGAGACCGGCCGGGTCAAGGTGTTGCGAATAGTCGCGGCTCACGACGTGGGCAAAGCCATAAATCCCCTGCTGGTGGAAGGGCAGATTCAGGGCGGTGTGGCCCAGGGAATGGGCTACGCGCTGTTCGAGGGGGCGCGGGAAAAGGACGGCCGGGTGGTCAACGACAATTTCACCACCAACAAAATACTCAACGCAACCGAGATGCCGTGGATGGAAGAGATACTCGTGGAGACTTTGGATCCCCACGGCCCTTTCAATGCCAAGGGTATAGGTGAGCCACCTCTCATTGCTACTGCTCCAGCCATAGCCAACGCTGTTTATAACGCTACCGGTGTACGCATAAAAGAATTACCGATCACGCCCGACAAGATATTGCGAGAATTGATAATTAAAAGGGAAGCAGAAGGTTGTTCAAGTGAAAAGGAATGA
- a CDS encoding (2Fe-2S)-binding protein, which yields MAKLNLQLNGRARELSVSPHQTLVDVIREGFGLTGTKKGCGTGDCGACTVLLDGKPVNSCLVLAVEADGHEVTTIEGLQSDGELRPIQKAFIEHGAAQCGFCTPGMIISAEALLRKTPNPTEEQARRAISGNLCRCTGYQKIVEAITSVKAGRGESSTENHHGD from the coding sequence ATGGCAAAGCTCAATTTGCAACTGAACGGTCGGGCCCGCGAGCTTTCGGTGAGTCCCCACCAAACTCTGGTTGATGTAATCCGAGAAGGTTTCGGGCTTACCGGCACCAAGAAGGGCTGCGGCACAGGAGACTGCGGTGCATGCACGGTCCTGTTGGACGGCAAGCCGGTAAACTCATGTTTGGTGTTGGCTGTGGAGGCCGACGGCCACGAGGTGACCACCATCGAGGGCCTTCAGAGCGACGGTGAACTGCGCCCCATTCAGAAGGCCTTCATCGAGCACGGGGCGGCACAGTGCGGTTTCTGCACACCTGGCATGATCATTTCCGCCGAAGCCCTGTTGCGGAAGACGCCGAACCCAACGGAGGAACAGGCTAGGCGGGCCATCAGCGGTAACCTGTGCCGCTGCACAGGCTACCAGAAGATCGTCGAGGCAATCACCAGTGTAAAGGCAGGCCGAGGTGAGAGCTCCACGGAGAATCACCATGGCGACTAA
- a CDS encoding FAD binding domain-containing protein, whose translation MEPFEYIAPSSLAEAISLLADPVKNAKLLAGGTDLMVQMKRGHAQPAYLIDLKEIPGLGEIVFQPDHVIRLGALVTAGEIVASPEVAQHLPVLAETAGVIGSVQIRNRATIGGNLCRAAPSGDFAPILMALGASLALAGPEGERFIPVEELFLAPGKTSLRPGELLTQILVPVLPANAGAVYQRFSYRETLDLALVGAAVFLRLDPSSKTCLMARIALASVAPVPLRAHAAEAMLSGKAPSQELLGDCALAAASEAAPIDDVYGTAWYKKQVLEAMVRRGLAKALKDCE comes from the coding sequence GTGGAACCCTTCGAATATATCGCTCCTTCCAGCTTGGCCGAGGCCATCAGCCTGCTGGCCGATCCCGTCAAAAACGCCAAGCTCTTGGCCGGAGGCACCGACCTCATGGTGCAAATGAAGCGGGGTCATGCCCAACCGGCCTACTTGATTGATTTGAAGGAAATCCCGGGCCTCGGTGAAATCGTTTTCCAGCCGGACCATGTGATCCGCCTTGGTGCATTGGTAACGGCCGGTGAAATCGTGGCTTCCCCCGAGGTGGCCCAACACCTCCCCGTCTTGGCTGAGACCGCCGGAGTCATAGGGTCGGTGCAGATTCGCAACCGAGCCACCATCGGGGGGAATTTGTGCCGGGCCGCGCCTTCAGGCGATTTCGCGCCCATCCTGATGGCCCTAGGCGCCAGCCTGGCGCTGGCGGGGCCGGAGGGAGAGCGATTCATCCCGGTGGAGGAACTGTTTCTGGCCCCAGGTAAAACCAGTCTCCGGCCGGGAGAACTTCTCACGCAAATTTTGGTGCCGGTACTCCCGGCGAACGCGGGTGCGGTTTACCAGCGCTTCAGCTACCGCGAAACCCTTGACCTCGCGCTGGTAGGCGCCGCCGTTTTTCTGAGGCTGGACCCTTCAAGTAAAACCTGCTTGATGGCGCGCATAGCTCTGGCTTCGGTGGCCCCCGTTCCCCTGCGCGCTCATGCGGCGGAGGCGATGCTATCTGGCAAAGCGCCGAGCCAGGAATTACTGGGGGATTGCGCCTTGGCTGCCGCCAGCGAAGCCGCACCCATCGACGACGTGTACGGCACCGCTTGGTACAAAAAACAGGTGTTGGAGGCCATGGTCAGGCGAGGGCTCGCCAAGGCCCTTAAGGATTGTGAGTAG
- a CDS encoding flavodoxin family protein, with protein sequence MSDKQSMLRVLGISGSPRNGNSKYLLSMALEAAKEVNDKLVVTELFSFKGKKFEPCNSCFSCAKEKNYGECIIKDDFQELREKWMQADAVIYSVPVYHVSIPGQLKCFIDRLGNSGKKIKDVAAPKFMKSVGAIAQGSHLFGGQELAITFLLHHAVLMNCIPVSGDGWQSYLGAAGWTITKRDRTAIENDFGENERDAEITVQAARTLGMRVTEMALILRQGMNNLQGSFAPDTTYMPILKQINS encoded by the coding sequence GTGAGCGATAAACAAAGCATGTTGAGAGTGCTGGGGATATCCGGTAGCCCCCGAAACGGCAACAGCAAATATCTGCTATCAATGGCGTTGGAAGCAGCCAAAGAGGTAAACGACAAATTGGTCGTCACGGAGCTTTTTTCTTTCAAGGGAAAAAAATTTGAGCCGTGTAATAGTTGCTTTTCCTGCGCCAAGGAAAAAAATTACGGCGAATGTATCATCAAGGATGATTTCCAGGAACTTCGGGAAAAATGGATGCAGGCCGACGCTGTCATCTACTCCGTGCCTGTGTATCACGTATCCATCCCAGGCCAACTTAAGTGTTTCATTGACCGGCTGGGCAACTCGGGCAAGAAAATTAAGGACGTGGCGGCCCCCAAGTTCATGAAGTCGGTGGGCGCAATTGCACAAGGTTCCCATCTCTTTGGTGGTCAAGAGCTGGCCATAACTTTCCTGCTGCATCACGCGGTGCTTATGAATTGCATTCCCGTGTCGGGCGATGGCTGGCAATCATATTTGGGAGCCGCAGGATGGACCATCACGAAACGGGACCGGACCGCTATTGAAAACGATTTTGGGGAAAACGAGCGGGATGCGGAAATCACGGTCCAGGCGGCCCGTACTTTGGGCATGCGGGTGACTGAAATGGCCCTCATTTTGCGTCAGGGGATGAATAACCTGCAAGGTTCGTTTGCCCCGGATACAACGTACATGCCCATCCTTAAACAAATAAACAGCTAG
- a CDS encoding flavin reductase family protein has translation MAGNLDGILGKVVYSLVVVTTSVGGKPFGMTAAWVSKVSSEPLMLAVSLSHKSFTSSQIKEKGFLGINLLGTGGKAAAHHFGSQSGRDVDKFAGMEFKFSGLGNPILNQGTVAFIDCKVVRHMEAGDHTLFLAEMLDGCLGTELWPLAYCAKKFYKLSEI, from the coding sequence ATGGCCGGCAACCTGGATGGCATCCTTGGAAAGGTGGTTTACAGCCTGGTGGTGGTGACCACCTCGGTGGGCGGCAAGCCATTCGGCATGACCGCGGCTTGGGTGAGCAAGGTGTCCAGCGAGCCATTGATGCTTGCCGTGAGCCTCAGCCATAAGAGTTTTACCAGCAGCCAAATAAAAGAAAAAGGATTCCTGGGCATCAATCTGCTGGGCACGGGAGGAAAAGCGGCCGCGCACCATTTCGGCTCCCAGTCCGGCCGGGACGTTGACAAATTCGCTGGCATGGAGTTCAAATTTTCCGGCCTGGGCAACCCTATTCTTAACCAAGGTACCGTGGCTTTTATAGATTGCAAAGTCGTGCGACACATGGAAGCAGGCGATCACACCCTTTTCTTGGCTGAAATGTTGGACGGCTGCTTGGGCACTGAGTTATGGCCGTTGGCCTATTGTGCCAAAAAGTTTTACAAACTGAGCGAAATATAA
- a CDS encoding TIGR04076 family protein, translating to MKAKVVAVKGVCNAGHEVGDTFPLSCRYPGPLCGYFFHDLFPRISVLQHGGCYPWWREGQTEFEYHCPDRVNQVSLVIEVQEEDEV from the coding sequence ATGAAAGCCAAGGTAGTGGCGGTCAAGGGTGTCTGTAACGCCGGCCACGAGGTGGGGGACACCTTTCCTTTGAGTTGTAGATACCCCGGTCCCCTTTGCGGCTATTTTTTCCACGACCTGTTTCCCAGGATATCCGTGTTGCAGCATGGGGGGTGCTACCCTTGGTGGCGGGAAGGGCAAACCGAGTTCGAATACCATTGTCCGGACCGGGTCAATCAGGTTTCATTGGTCATCGAGGTCCAGGAAGAGGACGAGGTTTAA